The proteins below are encoded in one region of Deltaproteobacteria bacterium:
- a CDS encoding tetratricopeptide repeat protein: MVDQLIKAISTHNIPLMWMVVIGLLMAFFRYYPKYNHKRYRNNIILLAFFPLVMVTLYFLKPLSLATLFALIPLYAGYFLLTFLAPAKIVFPESFPISRLKTLINDGAYRTTEGRFGKKPFYIHSVPGKMEWDMLQAHHLVLKGRTKEGYAIYEKILNLPLFEEEISNVRQKQVFALLQLGDTNRARSIFEQLSIPKCPEILQLESIFNERKGEFESASQNLLSAIGDCKGGKEEALALIYNNLGRMERILGNFLNAIHYYQKSAEIAQRFKIKSLIHIVFPNIIDVHLLTGGTQEAHSFMERYSGLIDKENVDDLLKFNNYCLEYARQLKNKPLFLENLVRGRTEILPKLSTQEALFFEITELRIRWNNQSGWDEKLFWVRQNLSLFLNLEFSNRYYAIKEIFIILKDLAIMENLGPFEALFGQVIDFMGQSKKEIDRYVLGLPDYCVLERCFWEKEKVHLRKIQKIEMTKIDLMDHYNVIFEHLRSIKDIQLQHGNLFTAIEADLNIVDECMGFILSIGESSLIPYLREVMERHLNDACTDLEKFRHYPASNEYIVRIARYALFLDQQAKAKEYFDDFLRSKISIMHYAAWIQEYYQHLIRIFPVDGH, encoded by the coding sequence ATGGTTGATCAACTCATTAAGGCCATCTCAACCCATAATATTCCATTAATGTGGATGGTAGTGATCGGTTTGCTGATGGCCTTTTTCCGATATTACCCCAAATATAATCATAAGAGATATCGGAACAACATTATATTGTTGGCCTTTTTTCCCCTCGTGATGGTAACACTGTATTTCCTGAAGCCTCTCTCCCTGGCTACGTTATTCGCTCTCATACCCTTATACGCAGGCTATTTTCTTCTAACCTTTCTTGCCCCAGCCAAGATTGTCTTTCCAGAGTCTTTCCCAATATCACGCTTAAAAACCCTCATTAATGATGGAGCTTATAGAACCACTGAAGGTCGTTTTGGCAAAAAACCTTTCTATATACATAGCGTCCCAGGAAAAATGGAATGGGATATGCTGCAAGCCCATCATCTTGTGCTGAAAGGTCGAACAAAGGAAGGATATGCAATATATGAGAAAATACTTAATCTTCCTTTATTTGAAGAGGAAATAAGCAATGTCAGGCAGAAACAGGTTTTTGCACTCCTTCAATTGGGGGATACAAACAGGGCAAGATCCATTTTTGAGCAACTAAGCATACCGAAATGCCCTGAAATTCTTCAATTGGAGTCTATTTTCAATGAAAGAAAGGGGGAATTCGAATCGGCAAGCCAAAATTTGCTATCTGCCATAGGCGACTGCAAGGGGGGCAAGGAAGAAGCCTTGGCATTAATCTACAATAATCTCGGACGCATGGAGAGAATACTTGGGAATTTTCTAAATGCGATCCATTATTACCAGAAGTCGGCAGAAATAGCACAACGGTTTAAAATAAAAAGCCTTATCCACATTGTCTTTCCTAATATCATAGATGTCCATTTGTTAACGGGTGGTACTCAGGAAGCCCACTCATTCATGGAACGATATTCGGGCCTTATCGACAAGGAAAATGTTGACGATCTTTTGAAATTCAACAATTATTGTCTTGAATACGCCAGGCAACTGAAAAACAAACCGCTTTTTTTAGAAAATCTGGTCAGAGGAAGGACCGAAATCCTCCCAAAACTTTCGACTCAAGAGGCCCTTTTTTTTGAAATCACTGAACTTCGGATTAGGTGGAACAACCAATCCGGATGGGACGAAAAACTGTTTTGGGTTAGACAAAATCTCTCATTATTTCTTAATTTGGAATTCTCTAATCGATATTATGCGATTAAAGAAATCTTTATTATTCTAAAAGACTTAGCAATAATGGAAAATTTGGGGCCATTCGAAGCCCTGTTCGGACAGGTGATAGATTTCATGGGCCAGTCAAAAAAAGAAATAGACCGATATGTTTTGGGATTACCGGATTATTGTGTGTTGGAGCGCTGTTTTTGGGAGAAAGAAAAGGTGCATTTGCGTAAGATACAAAAAATAGAAATGACGAAGATTGATTTGATGGACCATTATAATGTTATTTTCGAACACCTCCGTAGCATCAAAGATATCCAGTTACAACATGGAAATTTATTTACAGCAATCGAGGCGGATTTAAACATAGTTGACGAATGTATGGGATTTATTCTATCGATCGGAGAATCTTCTCTCATACCGTATTTGAGAGAGGTTATGGAAAGGCACCTAAATGATGCCTGCACGGACCTAGAAAAATTCCGCCATTATCCTGCTTCTAATGAATATATAGTTAGGATAGCTAGATACGCCCTATTTTTGGACCAGCAGGCAAAGGCTAAAGAATATTTTGATGATTTTCTTAGGTCTAAAATCAGTATCATGCATTATGCAGCCTGGATACAAGAATATTATCAGCATTTGATTAGAATTTTTCCTGTAGATGGGCATTAA
- a CDS encoding putative DNA binding domain-containing protein, producing the protein MKKEQLYSLIASGEDSTRQFKGNIKNSDSLASEMAAFANSEGGTIFIGVADDGSIPGLSKEDVTRINQLISNAASHLVRSPLTVQTQNVLISHGRIIIVLTVPKGIDKPYFDKNGVIWLKCGADKRRVNSKEELRRLFQISDQFHADELPTKAKIDKLDKLRFRDFLRDVYKLEYPDSAAARLRLLQNMNLATDDGQLNLAGVLLFAERPEWIKPQFIIKAIRYPGNEIHVSDYVDTEDFSGPLRKVFDDSLAFVMRNLHKVQAGRGVNAPGLPEIPESVFEELLVNALIHRDYLVSASIRLFIFDNRIEIISPGHLPNNLTVEKIRTGISNIRNPILVSFVAKGLLPYHGLGSGIKRALEGWPDIDFIDDREGCLFTATVHRKEQLSSLKSSGKTPRESSPESSLKSSPKTEDKIIDFLRQDGTITTEELGKAIGISKRAVLKQIDKLKGQGRLRRIGSAKGGHWEVMERR; encoded by the coding sequence CTGAAAAAAGAACAGCTATATTCCCTCATCGCTTCGGGGGAAGACAGTACCCGCCAGTTTAAGGGCAATATAAAGAACAGCGATTCCCTGGCCTCGGAAATGGCCGCTTTTGCCAATTCTGAAGGAGGAACGATTTTCATTGGTGTGGCCGATGACGGTTCGATACCCGGTCTGAGTAAGGAGGATGTGACCAGAATCAATCAGCTTATCAGCAATGCGGCCAGCCATCTGGTTCGCAGTCCTCTGACCGTGCAGACCCAAAACGTTCTGATTTCGCATGGGCGGATCATCATCGTATTGACCGTGCCTAAAGGAATTGACAAACCCTACTTCGATAAAAATGGGGTCATCTGGCTGAAATGCGGGGCGGACAAACGGCGGGTCAATTCCAAGGAAGAACTGCGCAGATTGTTTCAGATTTCCGATCAATTCCATGCCGATGAATTGCCGACTAAAGCAAAAATAGACAAACTTGACAAACTGCGCTTTCGCGATTTCCTTCGCGATGTCTACAAGCTGGAGTATCCCGACTCGGCCGCCGCGCGTCTTCGGCTTTTACAGAATATGAATCTGGCCACCGATGACGGACAACTAAATCTTGCAGGCGTCCTTCTTTTTGCCGAACGTCCCGAGTGGATCAAACCCCAGTTCATTATCAAGGCCATTCGTTATCCCGGCAACGAAATCCATGTCAGTGATTACGTGGATACCGAAGATTTTTCCGGTCCCCTGCGCAAGGTATTTGATGATTCCCTGGCCTTTGTCATGCGCAATTTGCATAAAGTGCAGGCTGGCCGTGGCGTCAATGCGCCGGGTCTGCCGGAGATCCCGGAATCGGTTTTTGAAGAGCTTCTGGTCAATGCCCTGATCCACAGGGACTATCTGGTAAGCGCTTCTATTCGCCTTTTCATCTTCGACAACCGCATTGAGATCATCAGCCCTGGCCATTTGCCCAATAACCTGACGGTAGAAAAAATACGGACAGGTATTTCCAATATTCGAAATCCGATTCTGGTTTCGTTTGTGGCCAAGGGGCTTTTACCCTATCATGGACTTGGCTCCGGTATTAAACGGGCACTGGAAGGATGGCCGGATATCGACTTTATCGATGATCGGGAAGGCTGTCTGTTCACCGCCACGGTTCATCGGAAGGAGCAGCTTAGTTCTCTAAAAAGTTCGGGGAAAACGCCGAGAGAAAGTTCACCAGAAAGTTCACTAAAAAGTTCACCAAAAACCGAAGATAAAATAATCGATTTTCTCCGGCAGGATGGTACCATCACTACGGAAGAATTGGGGAAAGCCATTGGTATTTCCAAAAGGGCCGTATTGAAACAGATCGACAAACTTAAAGGGCAGGGTCGCCTACGCCGCATTGGTTCTGCCAAGGGTGGGCATTGGGAGGTTATGGAGAGAAGATAG
- a CDS encoding helix-turn-helix domain-containing protein: MKALNCPRGHEKMKLRKINKTVSFRGMEIPCQVEAYVCPECGLEGGTINSTGAIQQELAETFRKRTGLLTGEEIKALRKKRGLTQQELADRLKIGVASIKRWETGLIQSKSLDHALRLHLTGNRLKDSFSGNRPFSIPRIKLVLTTFEKKLGRTLLRKTDKMLYAAKYLWYADMLAFRDLGTSMTGAGYAALPLGPQLNNYRDLVEEIRKADETQAGHLINEELQIIRKIVKAFPEDRQVYAAAHREKIWQDKPVGAAIPYSDSKGLSEI, encoded by the coding sequence ATGAAGGCTTTGAATTGCCCTCGCGGGCATGAAAAAATGAAACTCCGTAAAATAAATAAAACCGTCAGCTTTCGAGGAATGGAGATTCCCTGCCAGGTTGAGGCTTATGTCTGCCCGGAATGCGGGTTGGAGGGAGGAACGATTAATTCCACCGGCGCTATTCAACAGGAATTGGCCGAGACCTTCCGTAAGCGGACCGGACTTCTTACCGGGGAGGAGATTAAAGCGTTACGCAAAAAAAGAGGGCTGACCCAACAGGAACTGGCGGATCGGTTAAAGATCGGCGTGGCCAGCATCAAGCGTTGGGAAACCGGGCTGATCCAGAGCAAGTCCCTGGACCATGCCCTTCGTCTTCACCTGACGGGAAACCGATTGAAAGACAGTTTTTCAGGAAACCGACCATTTTCCATACCACGGATCAAATTGGTTTTAACAACCTTTGAAAAGAAATTGGGCAGGACACTTCTCCGGAAAACCGATAAGATGCTTTATGCGGCTAAGTACCTCTGGTATGCGGATATGCTGGCCTTTCGCGACCTGGGCACCAGTATGACCGGGGCCGGGTATGCCGCCCTGCCTTTAGGGCCGCAGCTCAATAACTACCGGGATTTGGTTGAGGAAATTAGAAAAGCGGACGAAACCCAAGCTGGACACCTGATTAATGAAGAATTGCAGATCATCCGGAAGATCGTCAAAGCCTTCCCTGAAGATCGACAAGTTTATGCAGCCGCCCACCGGGAAAAGATTTGGCAGGATAAACCGGTCGGGGCAGCCATCCCTTATTCTGATTCTAAGGGATTAAGTGAAATTTGA
- a CDS encoding CoA transferase, giving the protein MIEPGRSTDNPKHPLQGIFVVEYGVFHAGPGAGAILGDLGAEVVKIEGPEGDPERYWTKVGSLDLAMPNGENAIFQFSNRNKRSLCLDITSDKGRSILERLVARADVFLTNVRRSTKKKLGIDYETLKAINSRMIHANVSGYGPEGALSDLGAFDPLGLARSGMMFATGDPEPRLLHIGILDQATAIAASHAIITALYARERNGSGQEVHVSLYSVGQWINGVSLMVNSLLGIDPIVPENRAVHSPLRNRYRCKDGEWIICTHHPEEKYWTLFCEAIEQGAWLSDPRFADAESRIINRAALIEILDRIFETRTSEEWMEIFVVRGLMFCPVKRVGDIRNDPQALDNRYMVDFQDPDLGPLRIPGYPIHFSAQTAGTRSLAPVLGQHTTEVLREMGYGDEEIEALKGEGVIR; this is encoded by the coding sequence ATGATTGAACCAGGAAGAAGCACGGATAATCCAAAACACCCGCTTCAAGGTATCTTTGTTGTCGAATATGGGGTCTTTCATGCCGGCCCCGGAGCTGGGGCCATCTTGGGGGACCTTGGGGCGGAGGTGGTTAAAATCGAAGGCCCGGAGGGAGACCCGGAACGATACTGGACCAAGGTGGGCAGCCTGGACCTGGCCATGCCGAACGGCGAGAATGCCATATTCCAGTTTTCAAACCGGAACAAGCGGTCCCTCTGCCTGGATATCACATCAGACAAAGGCCGCTCGATCCTGGAACGTCTGGTGGCGCGGGCGGATGTCTTCCTGACGAACGTCCGACGGTCCACCAAGAAGAAATTGGGCATTGACTACGAAACCCTCAAGGCGATTAATTCCCGTATGATTCATGCCAATGTGTCGGGTTACGGGCCGGAAGGGGCCTTGTCGGATCTGGGGGCTTTCGATCCTCTGGGCCTGGCCAGATCGGGAATGATGTTTGCCACCGGAGACCCGGAACCCAGACTCTTGCACATCGGCATCCTGGATCAGGCCACGGCCATCGCCGCCAGTCATGCTATCATAACCGCCCTCTATGCACGGGAACGAAACGGTTCGGGCCAGGAGGTTCACGTTTCCCTTTACAGCGTAGGACAATGGATTAATGGTGTGAGCCTCATGGTAAACAGCCTTCTTGGGATCGATCCGATCGTCCCGGAAAACCGCGCCGTTCACTCTCCGCTGCGCAACCGATATCGGTGTAAAGACGGGGAATGGATCATCTGCACCCATCATCCCGAGGAAAAATATTGGACCCTGTTCTGTGAGGCGATCGAGCAGGGGGCTTGGCTTTCCGACCCACGGTTCGCCGATGCGGAAAGTCGAATAATCAACCGCGCCGCCCTGATCGAGATCCTGGACAGGATATTTGAAACCAGAACCAGCGAGGAATGGATGGAGATTTTTGTGGTCAGAGGGCTCATGTTTTGTCCGGTGAAACGGGTCGGGGATATTCGAAACGACCCGCAGGCCCTGGACAATCGGTATATGGTGGATTTTCAAGATCCGGACCTCGGCCCGCTCAGGATTCCCGGCTACCCCATCCACTTCAGCGCCCAGACCGCAGGAACCCGTTCTCTGGCCCCGGTTCTGGGCCAGCACACTACGGAAGTCCTTAGGGAGATGGGCTATGGCGACGAAGAAATCGAGGCTCTCAAAGGGGAGGGGGTCATCCGCTGA